CACCTTCACACCGTGCTTGCGCGCGATGGCCTGCATCGCATCCATGTCCACGGCCAGGCCGGCGTAATGCACGGGCATGATGGCCTTGGTGCGCGGCGTGATGGCGGCTTCGAGCTGCGCAAGGTCGATGTTGAGCGTGGCCGGGTCGATGTCCACCAGCTTGACGTCGGCCCCCAGGTAGCGCACCACCTCGGCCGTGGCCGTGAAGGTGTGCGTGGTGGTGATGACCTCGTCGCCCGGGCCGATGCCCAGCGCTTCCAGCGCCAGGTGCAAGCCAGCGGTGGCGGAGTTGACGGCGATGCAGTGCAGACCAGGCTCACCCAGGAAGGTGGCAAACGCCTCTTCGAACTGGCGCGCCTTGGGGCCGGTGGTGACCCAGCCGGAGCGCAAGGTGTCGACCACCTCGGCGATCTCTTCCTCGCCAATCTCGGGCAGGGCAAAGGGCAGGAAAGGCAATTTGGATTCAGCGCTCATGGGGCACTCGTTTCATCGTCATCGGGTCAATCGGCCAAACGCGGGGTCGGGGCGGCCACGCACCAGCACATCCCACCAGCCGCGCAGCGAGCCCAGGCCGTAACCCAGGTGGTAGGCAGCGATCACCGCTGGCAGGTGGGGACGCAGATCGCGGCCAGACTCGGCCGCGATGCGATGGCTGATGGCGCACACGGCGGCCATGTACAGGCCGCTCAGGCCCAGCATGGCGGCCGCGCCCAGCATCGTCAGTGGCGCCAACCACAGCCCCGACACCGTCAGGGCCAGCGCCACCAGCAAGGCGGCGACGAACAAGCCAGGGATCAGGTGCCGCAGCGCCGCCGCCTGCCCATGCTTTTTCATCACGAAGGGCTTCCAGTAACCGTACTGGCGGTACTGGCGGAACACATCGGCCTTGCTGGCGCGCGGCCAGTAGGTGGAACGAATGCTGGCCGACTGCCACACACGCCCGCCACCCCGGTGGATGCGCAGGTTGTGCTCATCGTCCTGGTTGCGCACCAGTTGTTCATCGAAGCCGCCAAAGCGCTCGAAGGTCTCTCGCGGCCAGGCACCCAGGTACACGGTGTCCACCGGGCCTTCATAGGCCAGATCGCGCGACAGCGCGCCACCCGCCACCCAGCGCGACTGGAACGCAGCAGCCACGGCCCGTTGCACCACGGCCTGCGGGCCCTCGGCGCCCTGCGCGCGCCAGGGGCCACCCACGTTGTCGGCGCCCGTGCGCTGCCAGGTGGCCAGACACTGGGCCACGTAATCGGGGGCGTACACGGTGTGCACGTCCATGCGCACGATGAAGCGCCCTTGGGCCGCTTCGATGCAGCGGTTCAAGCCGGTCGACACAATGCGGCCCGGGTTGTCGACCATGCGAAAGCGCGCATCCTGCTGGCACCAGGCCGCCAGGCGCTCGCGCGTGCCGTCGTCGCTCATGCCGTCGGCCATCAGCACCTCCAGCGTCCAGCCCTCGGGCACCAGCTGTTGGGCCACGCTGGCGCAGAAAGCCTGGATGTGATCGCGCTCGTTGCGGCACGGCACGATGACCGTCACGGTGGATGTCGTCATGACAGAACCTCAGCGCTGCGCAGGACGGCGGCGGGCCAGGCGTGGCACCACCGGGTGCAGCAGCCCCTGGTAGAGGCGCCACATGGCGTCCATCTGGCCCCGGCGTGAGGCATCGCGCTCGATGCGCTCGCGGTTGCTCTGGCCCATGCTGTGCCGCACCTCGGCCTGGTCGTGGGCGGTGATCAAGGCCTGCAGCAGCGCGGTTTCGTCGCGCACGGGCACCAGCCAGCCGCCTTGCCCCGGGGTGATCCATTGCCGGTTGGCGGGCAGGTCCGACGCGATGATGGGCAGGCCACAGGCCATCGATTCCAGCACCGACACCGAGGTGGCGTCGCTGCTGGGCACCGACACCGACACGCGACTGCGCTGCAGCGCATCAACCATGGCCTGGTCACCCACCCGACCCACAAAATCGACATGGCGCTGCACACCCAGTTGCTGGGCCAAGGCTTGCAACTCGGCCGCCTGGGGGCCGCCACCCAACAGACACAGGCGCGCCTGCGCGTCGGGCCGTTGCTGCACGAAATGAGCAAAGGCCTTGATCAGCACGTCGATGTTGTAGTTGGGCTCCCAGCTGCGCAGGCTGAGCACCTGAAAGCCGGGCGCCGGCTCACCAGGCACGAAGCGGTCGGTGTCAGCCCCCCACAAGATCTGGTGGCAAGGCGCACCCGGGTGGTAGCGCCCGATCTCGTCGAGCATGTCCATCGAGTCGGCCGTGATCAGGTCGGCGTGGTGCAGCGACCAGCCCACCACGGCGCGCATCAGGCGGCTTTCACGCGGGGTGACGAGGATGTCGCTGCCCCAGGCGGTCAGCACCTTGGGCAGCTTCAGACCGCACGCGGCCGCCCACAGACCATAGGACGTCACGTAATGCCCGTGCACCAGCGTGGGCTGAAAGCGCTGCATCAACTCGCGGCTGACGCGGCGCACTTCAGGCAGGGCGGCAAACCAGGAAAGCTTGTCGCTGCCCGGCCGCAGGGTGATGACCTCGTCGGCCCCCGGCACCTCGCCCGGGTTGCGGGTGACGACCACGGCCCGCGCGCCACGTTCCACGGCGGCGGCCACCCACCGGCGTGTGTGCACGCTGGCGGCATCGGCAAAGTACAGCACGCGAAGCTGTTCGCGGCCCACGCTCATGTCCCCTCCTGGATGCCCAGGGCGCGGCGCAGGTGGTCTTGCCCCGCCCACTGAACGTACATGGCGTGCAGCTCAGGGTGGCGCTGCAGCAGGGCGCGGTCCATGCGGCGGGTGTCGCCAATCACCTCGGCCGGCTTGCCGTGGGCCTGCGAGCCCACGATGGCGAAATCAGGCACCACGCCGGACACGAAGCTGTAGGCCTGCACGATCACGCCCTTGCCAATCTGGCTGCCTGGCGCGATCACACTGTGCGGACCGATGAAGCTGTAGGCCCCGATGCGGGTGGCCTGGCGCACATAACCCACCGGGTTGGGATCCTGGATGTAACGCCGCCCCATGACGCGCACCGCGCGGTGGCTGGAGTGGCTGAGGATGGCCACATGGCTGGTGACCTGCACCCCCTCTTCCAGCACCAGACCATTGGAGCCATCCAGCCGGTTGAAGTGACCCACGAACACGTGGTCGTGCAGGTGCAGTCCACGGCGCCCCTCGACACAGGTGTGCGTACTGACGCGGGTGTGCTCGCACCACTGGCCGTTGGCGTTATACCAGCCATAAATGATGCGAGGCCCCTGCAGCACGGTGGCCAGGCGGGCAAGCGGGTGGATCACAAAACGGCGCAGCAAAGACATGGTGCAGGGGAAGTCCTGGCGTGATTGTCTCCGCAAGTCGATGCGCATCCGCGCAGGAATGCACGGATGCGCCAGAAAAAGCAGCCCGTACCCCTGACCGCACGGTGTTCAAGCCGGCGGGACGGCCCTAGCATCCGTCTGACTTGATCCAAATCACCCAAGCAGCACGAGGTTGTCCATGAAAAAATCCATCTCTGTCCTGGCGTTGGCCCTGGCCGCACATGGCGCACACGCCAGCCTGACGGTGTCGGCCTCGTCGGTCATGAACTTTCAAGACTATGACGGCACGCCCGCCAGCGTCACCGGCACCCTGACCCAAGGTCTGGGCGGCACCTTGATGGCCGAAGAGGCGGGCACCATCAGCTTCACCTACCTGGGCAAGGAAGCCTGGAACACCAACCGATTCAGCTTCAACGGACAACGCTTGACCGATGACAGCCGCGAAGGACTCCCCGCGCTGCTGGGCACCACCTTGAGCGCCGACATCGGCGCCGGCAAGGTCAACTTCAGCTTCACGGACGTGACCCGAGGCAAGACTTACCAAAACGGCAGCTACGGTGCCATGGTGTTCGTCTCGGACGTCAGCACCAGCCAGTACGGTGACTTTGACTTCATCGTGGCCTTCAATGACAAAGGCATCGTGAAAAATCCGATGGACAGCGACTTCGATGACATGGTCATGGGCATCAAGTTCACTTCCGCCGTCGCGCCGGCCATCCCCGAGCCCAGCACCTACGCCCTGATGGCGCTGGGCTTGATGGGTGTGGCCGCAGCCGCTCGCCGTCAGCGCGCCTGACGCCACAGGGCCTGCCAGGGCAGGCCCGCCTCACGCAAGAACAGGTGGGTGCCCACCACGATGGCCAGCAGGTAGCCCGTGGTGCTGGCCACCGCCGCCCCCAGGCTGCCCCACTGCGGGATCAGCCACCAGCCCGCCAGCACACTGACGCCAAGCGACAGCCCGGCCACCATGCCGGACAGGTGCGGGCGCCCCAGGTGATTGGTGTAAAACGCCGACAAACTGGACGCCGCCGCATACGCGGCCACGCCGGGCAACAGCGCGGCCAGCGGCAGCAAGGATGCGCGGTAGGCCTCACCCATCACCCAGGGCACGGCCCAGGCGGCCAGGGCCCACAGCACAGGCGCCGCCACCACCGTCACCAGCACGTTGAAACGCACGGCACGCAAGGTGTCGAACGCGGCCTGCGTCCGGTCAGGGGCGCCGATGCGCGCGTACAGGGACATCGTGACCGCTGAGGACACCAGCCAGAGCAACTCAGCCACCTGCACCGCCACCGAGTAGGTGCCCACCACGTTGAGCCCCAAAAAGTGTTCGACCAGGAACAAGGACGCCCGGTAGTTGAGCAGGCTGATCAGGTTGGTGATGCCGATGACGGCCACGAAACGCCACTCATGGCGCCAGCGCGGATGGTCCATCGCTGGCTGCACCATGGCCGCATCCCGATGGCTGGCATCACGCAGCGACCAAAAGGCCGTGAGCACCCCCACCAGCGCTTTGGCACTCACCCACGCGATCAGCACGCCCAACACCAGCGGGGTCACCCGGTCGGTGCCCTCCAGCAACCAGAAGACGCCGCCCAGCCCCGCCAGCACCAAGGCCGGCTGCGCCACTTGGGCCACGTTGATCGGCCACATGCGCCCTTGCCCCAGCCACAAGCCCGTGGCGGTGGGCACCAGCAACAAAAACGGGGCGGCCAGCGCCAGCAGCCACAGTTGCCGGTAAGGCATCTGGTCGGCCACCCATGACCAGCCCAACAAGAGCAACGACGCCAGCAAGCCCAAACCCACCGCCGCCCGCAACACCCCCAGCAACATGGGGCGCGAACGCGTGGCCGGGGCGCTCGACTCCTGCGACAAGCGCCTGGCCAGCCACAAACCCAAGCCGGACAGCAGGGTCAGCATGGCCGACTCCACCGCCATGAACAAGGCAAACGCACCTTGCACGCCAGGGCCCTGCCGGGCCACCACCACGGTGATGGCCAAACCCAGTGCCACCATCAGCAGTTTGGCCAGCAAATTGCCCAATGCGGAGCGTGGAACAGGCAAACGGTTGAACATGGCCGCCATTGTCGCCCACGGTTTCATACAATCGAAGGTTTGGCCGACTTGAAACCTGTTGCCTGTCATGAGCAAAAACCACACCCCCGCGACGCCCGATGCCACCCCCGACACCGTGGTGGACACCAACAAACTGGTGGCAGAGCGCCGCGAGAAACTGGCGGCCATCCGGGCTCAGGGCGTGGCCTTCCCCAACGACTTCAAGCCCGCTGACCGTGCCGCCAAACTGCGCGCCGCCCACGACGGCACCGAGCCCGAGGCGCTGGAAGCCCAGGGCGTCCGGGTCAGCGTGGGCGGCCGCCTGATGCTCAAGCGGGTGATGGGCAAGGCCTGCTTCGGCACCCTGCAAGACGCCACCGGTCGCATCCAGGTCTATGTGACGCTGGACAACGTCGGTGCCGACGCCCTGAACGCGTTCAAGCACTGGGACCTGGGCGACATCCTGGGCGCCGAAGGCACGCTGTTCAAGACCAAGACGGGCGAGCTGTCCATCAAGGTCACCGGCATCCGCCTGCTGACCAAGGCCCTGCGTCCGCTGCCCGACAAGTTCCACGGCATGACCGACCAGGAACAGAAGTACCGCCAGCGTTATGTCGACCTGATCGTGGACGAAGAGTCTCGCGCCCGCTTCATTGCCCGATCCAAGGCCGTGGCCTCGATCCGCAGCTTCATGGTGAACCACGGCTTCCTGGAAGTCGAAACGCCGATGATGCACCCCATCCCTGGCGGCGCGAACGCCAAGCCCTTCATCACCCACCACAACGCGCTCGACCAGGAAATGTTCCTGCGCATCGCGCCCGAGCTGTACCTCAAGCGCCTGGTGGTGGGCGGCTTCGAGCGCGTGTTCGAGATCAACCGCAACTTCCGCAACGAAGGCGTGTCGGTGCGGCACAACCCCGAGTTCACGATGATGGAGTTCTACGCGGCCTGGTGGAACCACCGCGACCTGATGGACTTCACCGAAAGCATCCTGCGCCACGCGGCCATCGCCGCCGTCGGCACCGCCAAGCTCAGCTACGGCGGCAAGGACGTCGACCTCGAATCGCCCTTCGAGCGCCTGACGGTGCGCGACTCGCTCATCAAGCATGCCGGCCTGACACCCGCCGAGGCCGATGACGCCGCCGTGCTGCACGCCAAGCTCAAGCAACTGGGCGAAGAGCCACCGGCCCGCTGGAGCCTGGCCGAACTGCAATTCGGCCTGTTCGAAGCCGCTGTGGAAGAACAGCTGTGGCAGCCCACCTTCATCATCGACTACCCGGTGGAGGTGAGCCCGTTGGCGCGCGCGTCGGACGCGGATCCCAGCATCACCGAGCGCTTCGAGCTGTTCATCACCGGCCGCGAATACGGCAACGGTTTCAGCGAGCTGAACGACCCCGAAGAACAGGCTGCCCGCTTCCACGCCCAAGCCAGCGCCAAGGACGCCGGCGACGAAGAAGCCATGTTCTTTGACGCCGACTACATCCGCGCGCTCGAATACGGCCTGCCCCCCACCGGCGGCTGCGGCATCGGCATCGACCGCCTGATGATGCTGCTGACCGATGCGCCCAACATCCGGGATGTGATCCTGTTCCCGGCGCTGCGTCGCGAGGGGTGAGGCCACCGTTGGAGGGCTCACTGCCCCCAGAAACAAGGGGTGCTCCCCATTGAGGGGGAGCATGCCGATCGAGAAACGCCGCCACAATCGCGGCGTTTTCTTTTTCACGGCCAGGTCAACGACCGCCGGACGAACACCATACACAGGGAAGCACCACCGTCGTCGCGGTGGTGGTGAAGGCGCGCGGGGCCATCGGCCTTGGCGCGTGCCTTGGTGCGTGCTCGTTGGGCCCGGCCGTGGTTCACCTGCCCACGGACATGTCACACGCACCCAACCCCGCACTCTCTGCCACCTCCACGCCACCCGCCAGTCCTGCTGCCGCCCACTCGGAGGCCTCGCACCACAGCGAGTCAAGCGCCACACGCCGCCTGTCGGCGGCCCTGGCTTGTGGCGTACTGCTGTGCGGTGCGCCGGCCTGGGCTCAGAGCACCAGCACCGCCTGCGACACCGATGTCCTGTTTGGTGAGCCGGCCTTCGACGGCTTCGTCGACGAGCCACTGAACGACTACGGCGGAGAGTTCGAATACGAAGCGCTGGCACGGGTTCAGCCAGCCGCCGTGCGCGACACGGCCCAGGCGACCACATCAAGCACATCGATGCCCGCCACCGGACCGGCTGCAGCCTGTGTTGCGCGCACCTTGGGTCGCCCACTGAGCACCGTGGCGCTGCAACAAACCCGCGCGGCACTCACGTCGCAATGGGTGCGACAGCAAGGGCTGCGCAGCCAGCGGGCGGCGGTGGGCACCTGGCGCGTCTTCGTCGAAGGCGCACCCACACAACACACCGCCAGCCAAACGGGCCAGCGCACGCTGGAGATGAACAGCTTTGACCTGCTCGCGGGTGCAGACCACCAATGGACCGACCAGTGGGCGGTGGGTGCTCACCTGGCGCTCACCCACCCCGAACTGCAGTGGCGCGGCACGCCCAGCAACCGGGCCTCGGGCGATGGCGTCAGCGCCGGTGTGCATGCCCTGTGGAGTGTCAGCGACCAGACCTACCTGAGCGCCGCCGTGAGTGCGCAGCGCACGC
This genomic window from Aquabacterium sp. A3 contains:
- a CDS encoding polysaccharide biosynthesis C-terminal domain-containing protein — translated: MFNRLPVPRSALGNLLAKLLMVALGLAITVVVARQGPGVQGAFALFMAVESAMLTLLSGLGLWLARRLSQESSAPATRSRPMLLGVLRAAVGLGLLASLLLLGWSWVADQMPYRQLWLLALAAPFLLLVPTATGLWLGQGRMWPINVAQVAQPALVLAGLGGVFWLLEGTDRVTPLVLGVLIAWVSAKALVGVLTAFWSLRDASHRDAAMVQPAMDHPRWRHEWRFVAVIGITNLISLLNYRASLFLVEHFLGLNVVGTYSVAVQVAELLWLVSSAVTMSLYARIGAPDRTQAAFDTLRAVRFNVLVTVVAAPVLWALAAWAVPWVMGEAYRASLLPLAALLPGVAAYAAASSLSAFYTNHLGRPHLSGMVAGLSLGVSVLAGWWLIPQWGSLGAAVASTTGYLLAIVVGTHLFLREAGLPWQALWRQAR
- a CDS encoding PEP-CTERM sorting domain-containing protein, coding for MKKSISVLALALAAHGAHASLTVSASSVMNFQDYDGTPASVTGTLTQGLGGTLMAEEAGTISFTYLGKEAWNTNRFSFNGQRLTDDSREGLPALLGTTLSADIGAGKVNFSFTDVTRGKTYQNGSYGAMVFVSDVSTSQYGDFDFIVAFNDKGIVKNPMDSDFDDMVMGIKFTSAVAPAIPEPSTYALMALGLMGVAAAARRQRA
- the lysS gene encoding lysine--tRNA ligase, whose product is MSKNHTPATPDATPDTVVDTNKLVAERREKLAAIRAQGVAFPNDFKPADRAAKLRAAHDGTEPEALEAQGVRVSVGGRLMLKRVMGKACFGTLQDATGRIQVYVTLDNVGADALNAFKHWDLGDILGAEGTLFKTKTGELSIKVTGIRLLTKALRPLPDKFHGMTDQEQKYRQRYVDLIVDEESRARFIARSKAVASIRSFMVNHGFLEVETPMMHPIPGGANAKPFITHHNALDQEMFLRIAPELYLKRLVVGGFERVFEINRNFRNEGVSVRHNPEFTMMEFYAAWWNHRDLMDFTESILRHAAIAAVGTAKLSYGGKDVDLESPFERLTVRDSLIKHAGLTPAEADDAAVLHAKLKQLGEEPPARWSLAELQFGLFEAAVEEQLWQPTFIIDYPVEVSPLARASDADPSITERFELFITGREYGNGFSELNDPEEQAARFHAQASAKDAGDEEAMFFDADYIRALEYGLPPTGGCGIGIDRLMMLLTDAPNIRDVILFPALRREG
- a CDS encoding autotransporter outer membrane beta-barrel domain-containing protein, coding for MSHAPNPALSATSTPPASPAAAHSEASHHSESSATRRLSAALACGVLLCGAPAWAQSTSTACDTDVLFGEPAFDGFVDEPLNDYGGEFEYEALARVQPAAVRDTAQATTSSTSMPATGPAAACVARTLGRPLSTVALQQTRAALTSQWVRQQGLRSQRAAVGTWRVFVEGAPTQHTASQTGQRTLEMNSFDLLAGADHQWTDQWAVGAHLALTHPELQWRGTPSNRASGDGVSAGVHALWSVSDQTYLSAAVSAQRTRYQLQAWPFIMTDLLIDSVSSQAVSQSSGVSLSAGHDLRVGTWTVAPYARVDWVQSRVSHFEGASGVHRGHSTQRTLGAQAQTQWPMSWGVLMPHARLEFNQVMRWRLEGEPEANADQYLQALQPNPQASDRSYQQLGLGFSAVLPQGWTIYSDYDRTLGLRDVRAWRLTVGVQSAL
- a CDS encoding glycosyltransferase, which translates into the protein MSVGREQLRVLYFADAASVHTRRWVAAAVERGARAVVVTRNPGEVPGADEVITLRPGSDKLSWFAALPEVRRVSRELMQRFQPTLVHGHYVTSYGLWAAACGLKLPKVLTAWGSDILVTPRESRLMRAVVGWSLHHADLITADSMDMLDEIGRYHPGAPCHQILWGADTDRFVPGEPAPGFQVLSLRSWEPNYNIDVLIKAFAHFVQQRPDAQARLCLLGGGPQAAELQALAQQLGVQRHVDFVGRVGDQAMVDALQRSRVSVSVPSSDATSVSVLESMACGLPIIASDLPANRQWITPGQGGWLVPVRDETALLQALITAHDQAEVRHSMGQSNRERIERDASRRGQMDAMWRLYQGLLHPVVPRLARRRPAQR
- a CDS encoding glycosyltransferase family 2 protein, encoding MTTSTVTVIVPCRNERDHIQAFCASVAQQLVPEGWTLEVLMADGMSDDGTRERLAAWCQQDARFRMVDNPGRIVSTGLNRCIEAAQGRFIVRMDVHTVYAPDYVAQCLATWQRTGADNVGGPWRAQGAEGPQAVVQRAVAAAFQSRWVAGGALSRDLAYEGPVDTVYLGAWPRETFERFGGFDEQLVRNQDDEHNLRIHRGGGRVWQSASIRSTYWPRASKADVFRQYRQYGYWKPFVMKKHGQAAALRHLIPGLFVAALLVALALTVSGLWLAPLTMLGAAAMLGLSGLYMAAVCAISHRIAAESGRDLRPHLPAVIAAYHLGYGLGSLRGWWDVLVRGRPDPAFGRLTR
- a CDS encoding acyltransferase; its protein translation is MSLLRRFVIHPLARLATVLQGPRIIYGWYNANGQWCEHTRVSTHTCVEGRRGLHLHDHVFVGHFNRLDGSNGLVLEEGVQVTSHVAILSHSSHRAVRVMGRRYIQDPNPVGYVRQATRIGAYSFIGPHSVIAPGSQIGKGVIVQAYSFVSGVVPDFAIVGSQAHGKPAEVIGDTRRMDRALLQRHPELHAMYVQWAGQDHLRRALGIQEGT